From one Synechococcales cyanobacterium T60_A2020_003 genomic stretch:
- a CDS encoding ribonuclease D: MDFKDFQVYDGDLPDSALDQYLQVDAIAVDTETMGLITPRDRLCLVQLCDAQGYGSVIRIARRQPEAPNLKKLMETETIVKIFHFARFDVAALRYYLDIVVNPLFCTKVASKLARTYTPRHGLKDLVLEFEQVELDKTSQSSDWGNIEALSENQLRYAANDVIYLPKARLKLIEMLKREDRWGLAQQCFQCIPTFAELDLLQYPNIFEH, encoded by the coding sequence CTTTCAAGTTTACGATGGCGACTTGCCGGATTCCGCCCTGGATCAGTACTTACAGGTGGATGCGATCGCCGTTGACACAGAAACGATGGGGCTGATCACGCCGCGCGATCGCCTTTGCCTGGTTCAACTCTGCGATGCCCAAGGCTACGGATCCGTGATTCGGATTGCACGGAGACAACCCGAAGCGCCTAACCTCAAAAAACTGATGGAAACTGAAACCATTGTCAAAATTTTCCATTTCGCTCGGTTTGATGTCGCCGCGTTGCGCTACTACTTAGATATAGTTGTCAATCCGCTCTTTTGTACGAAAGTTGCAAGCAAACTTGCCCGTACCTATACGCCACGCCACGGCCTAAAAGACTTGGTGCTGGAATTTGAACAGGTGGAACTGGATAAAACGTCTCAAAGTTCAGACTGGGGAAATATTGAAGCTCTGTCCGAGAATCAACTGCGCTATGCAGCGAATGACGTGATTTATCTTCCCAAAGCACGGCTCAAACTCATTGAAATGCTGAAGCGGGAAGACCGTTGGGGTCTGGCCCAGCAGTGCTTTCAATGTATTCCAACCTTTGCTGAACTCGATCTACTCCAGTATCCCAACATCTTTGAGCATTAG